Proteins encoded in a region of the Bradyrhizobium sp. CB3481 genome:
- a CDS encoding branched-chain amino acid ABC transporter permease produces MKSPVNARNVIVALTALFLLLLPAYSALTGNIFILTLFTRIVIFALAAASLNLIMGYGGMMSFGHAAYLGIGGYAVGILAYEGIGSGFIQWPVALIVSALYALVIGALSLRTRGVYFIMITLAFAQMAYYIASGMSRYGGDDGLTIYKRSHFGGIIDLSNRVQFYYLCLACLFGGIYLIWRIVNSRFGMVVQGVRSNEQRMQAIGFHANRYRLVCFVISGTICGLAGALLANNTDFISPATMYWTRSGDLMVMVILGGMGSLFGPVIGTIVFLVLEEVLSQFTEYWALIMGPLLLLIVLFARGGIMGVLGRLSRG; encoded by the coding sequence ATGAAATCTCCCGTCAACGCCCGCAACGTCATCGTGGCGCTCACAGCGCTTTTCTTGCTGCTATTGCCGGCCTATTCGGCGCTGACCGGCAACATCTTTATCCTGACGCTGTTCACCCGCATCGTCATTTTCGCACTTGCGGCTGCCAGCCTCAACCTCATCATGGGCTATGGCGGCATGATGAGCTTCGGCCATGCCGCCTATCTCGGCATCGGCGGCTATGCGGTGGGCATCCTCGCCTATGAGGGTATCGGCTCCGGCTTCATCCAGTGGCCGGTGGCGCTGATCGTATCCGCGCTCTATGCGCTCGTGATCGGCGCCCTGTCTCTGCGCACCCGCGGCGTCTATTTCATCATGATCACGCTCGCCTTCGCCCAGATGGCCTATTACATCGCCTCGGGCATGTCGCGCTATGGCGGCGACGACGGCCTCACCATCTACAAGCGCAGCCATTTCGGTGGCATCATTGACCTCTCGAACCGCGTGCAGTTCTATTATCTCTGCCTCGCCTGCCTGTTCGGCGGCATCTACCTGATCTGGCGCATCGTCAATTCGCGCTTCGGCATGGTGGTGCAGGGCGTGCGCTCCAACGAGCAGCGCATGCAGGCGATCGGTTTTCACGCGAACAGATATCGTCTCGTCTGCTTCGTCATCTCAGGCACGATCTGCGGGCTTGCCGGCGCGCTGCTGGCCAACAATACCGATTTCATCAGCCCGGCGACGATGTACTGGACCCGTTCCGGCGATCTCATGGTGATGGTGATCCTGGGTGGCATGGGCTCGCTGTTCGGGCCCGTGATCGGCACCATTGTCTTCCTGGTGCTGGAAGAGGTGCTGTCGCAGTTCACCGAATACTGGGCGTTGATCATGGGCCCGCTGCTATTGCTGATCGTGCTATTTGCGCGCGGCGGCATCATGGGCGTGCTCGGGAGGTTGAGCCGTGGTTGA
- a CDS encoding ABC transporter ATP-binding protein, which yields MVEPLLRVENLVRSFGGIKATDNLSLDVSRGELHAIIGPNGAGKTTLISQLTGQLAPNSGTIHFAGREVTWLPSYQRSRLGLARSFQITCLLPDFTAADNVALAAQAHDGHSFRFWGAARKERHLREAAQAALDRVGLAKRADVLVSELSHGEQRELELAVALATKPQLLLLDEPMAGLGVTESARMVALLKELRKEVTIVLVEHDMEAVFALADRITVLVYGRVIASGDPDAIRNNEEVKRAYLGEQHAVTRHG from the coding sequence GTGGTTGAACCCTTGCTCCGTGTCGAGAATCTCGTCCGCAGCTTTGGCGGCATCAAGGCCACCGACAATCTCTCGCTCGACGTCTCGAGGGGCGAGCTGCACGCCATCATCGGTCCCAACGGCGCCGGCAAGACCACGCTGATCAGCCAGTTGACCGGGCAGCTGGCGCCGAACTCCGGCACTATTCACTTCGCCGGCCGCGAGGTCACCTGGCTGCCGTCCTACCAGCGCAGCCGGCTCGGCCTGGCGCGCTCGTTCCAGATCACCTGCCTGCTGCCGGATTTTACGGCCGCCGACAATGTCGCGCTCGCAGCGCAGGCGCACGATGGCCACTCCTTCCGCTTCTGGGGGGCGGCGCGCAAGGAGAGGCATTTGCGCGAGGCGGCGCAGGCGGCGCTCGACCGGGTCGGGCTCGCCAAGCGCGCCGATGTGCTGGTGTCGGAGCTCAGTCACGGCGAGCAGCGCGAGCTCGAGCTGGCGGTCGCGCTTGCCACCAAGCCGCAATTGTTGCTGCTCGACGAGCCGATGGCCGGCCTCGGTGTCACCGAATCCGCGCGCATGGTGGCGCTGCTGAAAGAACTGCGCAAGGAAGTCACCATCGTGCTGGTCGAGCACGATATGGAGGCGGTGTTCGCGCTCGCCGACCGCATCACGGTGCTGGTCTATGGCCGCGTCATCGCCTCCGGCGATCCTGATGCCATCAGGAACAATGAGGAAGTCAAGCGCGCCTATCTCGGCGAGCAGCATGCGGTGACCCGTCATGGCTGA
- a CDS encoding ABC transporter ATP-binding protein translates to MAETLLEIDGIETCYGLSQVLFGLSLKVQSGEMVALMGRNGMGKTTTIRSIMGMTGARAGTIRFAGEEVRRLPSYKIAKLGIGLVPEGRQIFPNLTVYENLVAASGNRQGASDPWTIEKIHALFPRLAERRNNMGVTLSGGEQQMLAIGRALMTNPKLLILDEATEGLAPLIREEIWNCLSMLKGRGQSVLVIDKNVANLAKIADRHYIIERGRTVWTGTSEQLIAEPDLQHRYLGI, encoded by the coding sequence ATGGCTGAAACCCTGCTCGAAATCGACGGCATCGAGACCTGCTACGGGCTCAGCCAGGTGCTGTTCGGCCTGTCGCTAAAAGTTCAATCGGGCGAGATGGTTGCCCTGATGGGCCGCAACGGCATGGGCAAGACCACCACCATCCGTTCCATCATGGGCATGACGGGCGCGCGCGCCGGCACGATCCGCTTTGCCGGCGAGGAAGTCCGCCGCCTGCCGTCATACAAAATTGCAAAGCTCGGCATCGGCCTGGTGCCGGAGGGACGCCAGATCTTTCCGAACCTCACGGTGTATGAAAATCTCGTTGCGGCCTCAGGCAACCGCCAGGGTGCCAGCGATCCCTGGACAATTGAAAAAATCCATGCGCTGTTCCCGCGCCTTGCCGAGCGCCGCAACAATATGGGCGTGACGCTTTCGGGCGGCGAGCAGCAGATGCTGGCGATCGGCCGCGCGCTGATGACCAATCCAAAGCTTTTGATCCTCGACGAAGCCACCGAAGGCCTTGCACCCTTGATCCGCGAGGAAATCTGGAATTGCCTGTCGATGCTGAAGGGCCGCGGGCAATCGGTGCTGGTCATCGACAAGAACGTCGCCAACCTCGCCAAGATCGCCGACCGCCACTACATCATCGAGCGCGGCCGCACGGTGTGGACGGGGACGAGCGAGCAGTTGATTGCCGAGCCGGATCTGCAGCACCGGTATCTGGGGATTTGA
- a CDS encoding TetR/AcrR family transcriptional regulator — MDEIASATNVTKRTLYNHFQSKDQLLAFVLEAQNELALAAFRTFGDQLTGSPAAIVDGLFRDLAVWADRPRWAGSGFTRLVIELADLPGHPARAIARRHKALLEAHLADLLKRAGVRDARRRAREIWLLSEGAISLMLVHGDRAYAAAAADAANRLLRNSLR, encoded by the coding sequence ATGGACGAAATTGCATCGGCGACGAACGTCACGAAGCGGACTCTGTATAATCATTTTCAAAGTAAGGATCAGTTGCTCGCCTTCGTGCTTGAAGCCCAGAATGAACTGGCATTGGCCGCGTTCAGAACGTTCGGCGATCAGCTCACCGGCTCCCCAGCCGCGATTGTTGACGGCCTGTTTCGCGATCTTGCGGTATGGGCAGACCGGCCACGATGGGCCGGGTCGGGCTTTACCAGGCTGGTCATCGAACTTGCGGATCTACCCGGCCACCCCGCGCGAGCAATCGCACGCCGACACAAGGCATTGCTCGAAGCCCATCTCGCGGACTTGCTAAAGCGAGCCGGCGTCCGCGATGCTCGCCGCCGCGCGCGCGAGATATGGCTGCTCTCGGAGGGCGCGATCTCCTTGATGCTGGTGCACGGTGATCGCGCCTATGCGGCCGCGGCGGCCGACGCAGCAAACCGGCTGCTGCGGAACTCTTTGCGGTGA
- a CDS encoding enolase C-terminal domain-like protein, which yields MAPRIYFSAQRAGFHRASKGIVMPEPLTLREIKARPVILKLKRPVVVRIATISEWPLILIDLITEEGIVGRSYLEPYIVKSMRYLVPAIHDLGELLRGRNVAPVELFEAARKSLHFVGYEGLSMIAASGLDMAAWDALAKAANKPLCVLLGGTVGAVKSYNSNGLWLKEPAAVAAEAMELREEGGFSALKLRLGRSDPRDDLATLDAVRRAVGDSVHLMIDYNQGLNLAEAIERCHMIDDHGLDWIEEPVVYDNLDGYAQLAAELKTPIQIGENFYGPREMHKAIGKKACDLVMPDFMRIGGVTGWMRAAAIAGAAGIPISTHLYPEVAAHVMRATETAHWLEWQDWADPILERPYEVKHGLLHIPDAPGLGLEWNEGAVAAHLASL from the coding sequence ATGGCGCCCAGGATTTATTTTTCGGCCCAGCGCGCCGGCTTCCATCGAGCTTCGAAAGGTATCGTCATGCCCGAACCATTGACGCTCAGGGAAATCAAGGCTCGTCCTGTGATCCTCAAGCTCAAGCGGCCGGTAGTCGTGCGTATCGCCACGATATCGGAGTGGCCGCTCATTCTCATCGATCTCATCACCGAGGAGGGCATCGTAGGGCGAAGCTATCTCGAGCCCTACATCGTGAAATCGATGCGATATCTGGTTCCCGCGATCCATGATCTCGGCGAATTGCTCAGAGGCCGGAACGTGGCGCCTGTCGAACTCTTCGAGGCGGCGCGCAAATCTCTGCATTTCGTCGGCTATGAGGGATTGTCCATGATTGCCGCCTCCGGCCTTGACATGGCCGCGTGGGACGCGCTGGCGAAGGCTGCAAATAAGCCGCTCTGCGTGCTGTTGGGTGGTACGGTCGGCGCCGTGAAATCGTACAACAGCAACGGCCTTTGGCTGAAAGAGCCGGCCGCGGTCGCGGCGGAAGCGATGGAATTGCGCGAGGAAGGAGGATTCTCCGCTCTGAAACTGCGGCTAGGCAGAAGCGATCCGCGCGATGATTTGGCTACTCTCGACGCCGTTCGCAGAGCTGTCGGTGACAGCGTGCACTTGATGATTGACTACAACCAGGGACTAAATCTCGCAGAAGCCATCGAGCGATGTCACATGATCGATGACCATGGGCTCGACTGGATTGAAGAACCCGTCGTCTATGACAATCTCGACGGCTACGCTCAACTCGCGGCGGAACTGAAGACCCCGATCCAGATCGGAGAGAATTTCTATGGGCCCAGGGAAATGCATAAGGCGATTGGGAAAAAAGCCTGCGACCTGGTGATGCCGGATTTCATGCGCATCGGGGGTGTGACCGGTTGGATGCGCGCGGCAGCGATTGCCGGCGCGGCGGGCATACCGATATCAACACATCTTTATCCGGAAGTTGCCGCTCACGTCATGCGCGCAACAGAGACGGCGCATTGGCTGGAGTGGCAGGATTGGGCCGATCCGATTCTCGAACGGCCCTATGAAGTGAAGCATGGGCTATTGCATATTCCTGACGCGCCCGGTCTTGGCCTGGAATGGAACGAAGGCGCAGTCGCGGCTCATCTCGCAAGCCTCTAA